ACGTGAATGTCGGCGACGGCCACTCCGACCACGCGTGCTGGGAGCGGCCGGAGGACATGGAGACGCCCCGGAGGTCCTACATGGTGAACGCCACCCACCCGGGCTCTGACGTCGCcgcggagacggcggcggcgctggctgCGGCCTCCGTCGCGTTCACGGGGCCGCACGGTGACCCCCGATACGCGTTGACGCTTCTGAAGCACGCGAAACAGGTGCGCATTTTTACTTGCTTACATTCAGAGAGACTGCTGCATGTCTTGAGTTTTGGCACACGTATGCACATTGCATTGCATGCACAGCACACAGATTACACAATGGATTGTTAAAAAACGTGTAGATAAGAAAATAGAGAGCCGCACATATTAATTTGGCCTTTTAATCGCGCAATTATATGCATGCACAGCACAAATTGGACGGTTTTTGTGGCTACAATTAATTTGAAAATAACGTGCGGGAATTTATTTAGCAAACCATTTCATAGAGTCGTGGTCATATAGTGGCTAAAAATGTATGTCAAATTAATCATTGGTAAAATGTATGTCAAATTAATCAGCTAATTTCTTGAGTCACTTGCTTCTGCAGTTGTTTCAGTTCGCCAAGAACCATCGTGGCCTCTACCAGAACAGCATTCCATCGGCTAGAAGTTTCTACAGAAGCAGCGGCGACGAGGTAGCACATCACTAATTGATGTCACAATAATGAACAAAAACATAGCAGTATTGTAAAGCAAATACTGAGACTTGTATGGAACAGGACGAGCTGCTGTGGGCAGCTGTCTGGCTCTACATCGCCACCGGCCACCAGGAGTACAAGGCCTACATCGCCGGCGCCAACAACGTCGGCGGGGTGCGGCAGTCCTTGGGCTGGGACGACAAGTTCGTCGGAGCCCAGGCACTGGTCGCCAAGGTAAATGTACCAGATGATCCTAATAGGTCTGGTGAAGTGACAACAACGTTTACCTTCAGTAACTGATGATTATGCCGGCCATACTGCAGCTCATCCTCCAAGGGAAGCTACCCAACAACGGCCGCCACGCCGAGATGAGGAGCAACGTGGAGAGCTTCCTCTGCAACGTCCTTCAGCACGGTGACGGCCGCAGCGGGCGGCTCACCCCAGGCGGCATGCTCTACCTGCAGCCCTGGTCTAACCTGCAGGACGTCACGACGGCGATGTTCGTCCTCGtcacgcacgccgaccacctggcgGCAGCGAGCGCTTCCCTGCAGTgcggcggcgtgaggctgccgccgGCGCAGCTCGTCTCGTTCGCACGGTCACAGGTGGACTACATCCTTGGCAAGAACCCAATGAAGATGAGCTACATGGTTGGGGTTGGAAAGAGGTACCCGTTGCAGCCGCACCACCGCGGCGCGTCGCTGCCATCCATTAGGAAATACCCGGGGAAGATCTCCTGCGGCAAGGGAGCCGAGTACTTCCACAGGTCTGCGCCCAACTTGAATGTGATTGACGGCGCCATCGTCGGAGGGCCTGACAACAACGACCATTACGACGATTCTCGGGGAAATTACCAgcaaggcgagccatcgacctaCACTGTCGCGCCCATAGTCGGAGTTCTTGCTAGGCTTCTCCATAACTGATGTTCCTGACTTCCTGTTTTCGTCAAGAGATGTGCAATGTCAATGCCATCCTTGTAATTTAGCCAGATATaactttttttttggaaaaggtggATTTCCCTCGGTCTATGCATCTGGAAGATGCATGCAGCTGTATTATTAAAAATGGTTCGTCGAACACAAAGTCTGGTATCTGAAGTATAACTCACATGAGGAGCACAGAAAAACAAAGATAAAGGAAAAACAAAGCCACAACCGGCTAGATGCAGTGGACATCAAGGACCTATCATATTATGCGACCATCatttaaaccggttgaaaatagcccgtgctaccatctcccatcgattGCACCCAGTAGCCAAATGCCCCCTTGGAGCCGTAGGAGTGAGTAGCAACTAGGTACGGATCCATGCCATAGCTCTGAAGATAACTTGCAAGAAGTTTAGAATATATATTATATTAAAAATCATATCGTTTCTGCAATTCCATATAGCCCATAGGAGTgcgcatattccaatccgaatatttGATGCAGTGTCCGATGACACTCCATGTAGCCACGTCCCAAACAACGCTTCTATGCTAGATGGAGGTGTTATATTAAAAGCTATATGGATTGATCGCCAAAGTAAATTTGTGAGAGGGCAATCAATgaataaatgttgtattgtttcatcctGAATACAAAAGCAACACCGTGAACTACCTACCATCGTCGCTTTAGTAAGTTATCCTTGGTAAGAATGacctgtttatgcacaaaccacatgaaaattttgATGCACAAAGGCACCTTAACTTTCATTTAGCCAATAAAAAACTTACACCGACAACGATACATGCATTGTTTCCTTCCAAACTTTGAAAACAACTTCAACATCACAATAGTCCAACATGACATTTTATTCCCTTCCAAATTTCGAAAGAAATTTCATCATGTAGATCTTAAGAGATCTTGTTTACACTAAGAGGTAGATGCTTCATGAGCAGGTAGACATTCCCTTATCACCTCTGCAGCTTGCTCCAGCTCCTTCTCCGACACGATGAGCGTAGGCACAAGCCTCACCACATTGCCTTTCCTGGTCGTCGGCACAAAGACACCCCCATCCAAGCAGGCATCGACTAAAGGAGCAGCCGGTACATCAAGCTCGATGCCAACAATGAGACCAGCCCCCCGGATCTCTCTGACGTGAGGGTGTCCACTCAGCTTAGTTTTGAGCAGCTGCTTGAAGTATTCTCCTTTCCTAGTCACCTCTGCTAGATACCCAGGTTTCTGGATCTTGTCCAATGTGGCCAATGTAGCATGGCACACAAAAGGGCCTCCGCCGAATGCGGTTCCATGGTCACCGTAGTTTATGGCTGCAGCAACCTTTTCCGTGACCAAGGCCACGCCAATGAGAAGACCATTGGCCAGTGGCTTCGCCAAGCTCATTATGTTAGGTACTACACCATAAACCTCATGAGCCCAGAGGTAACATGTGCGCCCCACACCACATTGCACCTGCATTTCAGATAGTAGATTAGATGTCTCCACTTTTTAAACTGACATAAGTTGAACTTCAAAGTGCAATCCTAAATCCCTACAATTGAATGAATTGCCGATTTGGGTAGTATTACGatgtgatacgtttccaacgtatctataattttttattgttccatgttgttatattattaaTTTTGGacgttttataatcattttgtagtcattgtatgtcattttttggtactaacttattgacatagtgccaagtgcagttgctattttttgcatgattttacatcgcagaaaatcaataccaaacggagtccaaatgcaacgaaactttacggagattttttatggaccaaacgacacctaatgggccaagctacgcctgggggtgctcctaggagagcacaacccaccagggcgcgccaggaggcccaggcatgccctggtgggttgtgcccacctcgggtgccccccggaccgcctctttcctctaaaaataccccaatattccagaaaatctaggggagtcgacaaaaatcaattccagccaccacagagtctagaaccaccaaatccaatctagacaccatcacggaggggttcaccacttccattggcgcctctccgatgatgcgtgagtagttctttgtagaccttcgggtccgtagttagtagctagatggcttcttctctctcttttgattctcaatacaatggtctcttggagatccatatgatgtaactctttttacagtgtgtttgttgggatcggatgaactttgagtttatgatcagatctatctttttatatccatgaaggtTATTTGAGATTCTTTGCTCTCTTATatccatgattgcttatagcctcgtatttcttctccgatatttgggttttgtttgaccaacttgatctatttatcttgcattgGGAAAAGGTGCATCATAgttggttcaatcttacggtgcttgatcccagtgacagaaagggaaccctgAGGATGAACtacaccctcctcgtcatggatagcacaagcgcgctcgtggtacatcaagatcatgccaaatcaagaacacgagagagagagagagagagagagagagagagagagatctcaaacacatagctactggtacataccctcaaccctgagagtgaatgtcacgccctcgatgcggctatatctcccacgtgtcgaagcacgacttagaggcataaccgcattgaaagcaatgtcgcaagtgaggtaatcttcacacaacccatgtaatacataagggacagaggtacatagttggcttacaatcgccacttcacacaatacatgaataaagcattacatcatccagatacaatcaaggtctgactacggaaccaaaataaaagaagactaccccaaaagctacacagatccccgatcgaccccaactgggctccactactgatcaactagaacgaaacaacacacaggacaagatcttcatcgagctcctcctgagcttggttgcgtcatctgcacggtaacctcggcacctgcaagctggttttggaagtatctgtgagccacagggactcagcaatctcacaccctcgcgatcaagactatttaagcttatgggtaaggtgaaaggtatgaggtggagctgcagcaagcgactagcatatatggtggctaacataaagagaagagaaggcaaagcacggtcaataaaagtatgaccaataagtgatcctagaacaacctacgtcaagcataactccaacaccgtgttcacttcccggactccgacagaaagagaccatcacggttacacacgcggttgatgcattttaattaaggtcaacttcaggttttctacaaccggacgttaacaaattcccatcttcccataaccgtgggcacggctttcgaaagttcaaaaccctgcaggggtgtcccaacttagcccatcacaagctctcacggtcaacgaaggatattccttctagcgggaagacccgatcagactcggaatcccggttacaagacatcctcgacaatggtaaaacaagtccagcaagaccacccgatgcgccgacatcccgataggagctgcacatatctcgttctcagggcaacaccggataagcaatccgtacaactaaaaccagccctcgagtttccccgaggtggcgctgcaaggggctctagattggaccaacacttagacaagcactggcccggggggtttaaaataaagatgacccttgggctggcctaacccaagggaaaaaaagctaggtggaaaatggtaaaaccaatgttgggccgcgtaaggaacgcaaccgATAACCAATGTtgggctggaggagttttattcaaagcgaattgtcaaggggttcccattataacccaaccgcgtaaggaacgcaaaattcgggaacataacaccgatatgacggaaactagggcggcaagagtggaacaaaacactaggcataaggccgagccttccaccctttaccaagtatatagatgcattaattaaataagatatattgtgatatcccaacaagtaaacatgttccaacaaggaacaacatctccatgttccaacaaggaataaacttcaatcttcacctgcaactaacaacgctataagaggggttgagcaaagcggtaacatagccaaacaacggtttgctaggacaaggtgggttagaggcttggttcaacaatatgggaggcacgataagcaagtggtaggtatcgcagcataggcatagcaaaagagcgagcaactagcaagcaaagatagaagtgatttcgagggtatggtcatcttgcttgagatcccgcaaggaagaagaacgagtccatgaagaagacaaacggatgtagtcgaacggatcctcacaaacgcaacgttatcggacccaacccgaagaagcaacaccggaaagaagcacacaacatagtaaataaccaacacatgaacatggcatgatgcacaactaagtatgatgcatgtccggtttaatgatagatggcatgtcaaagtgcacaagcaatcctacaaattaagtggagctcaatatgcatcgggatgcatattgacaaaacaccacatcaattatttacttctctcccgtttaagtactcaacaatattaaatgttggttaacatggcaagaggtgaagcataacaaaactatacccattaaacagtttaaatggggccggatataacaaacaataaatccggtaaatccccatatgcattagtaatttattgcaacaacaatttaaacattttaattgttgttatcatgatgcagatgacatgaacaagtttatgcaatttttattaaaagttgacaagagcattataaggcatttgtcaccgtggtggaagggAAAAGGGTGCCATGGCAACAATAACGAAAACGGTTCCACGGCAGCGTtccagttccggtaactcgattgagataccgatgcaaaggagaagtgtgcggatgcgtgcaaaaaatggtggggcgctcccggattccgggtgtcccatgggttagtggcatggaaaacgagtgacaatacgGACACGGTGtagacaaagggtgcatctcatccaacacgggcgtcgtctcggggttatacctttgaagcgtgcattttcaaAGTGTATCGAGTcagcgtagaggaagtagtggaggtAGTCGTTCTCTCATGCtcaagggtcgacggtagaggttctcgcgatctcggcgatggtagtggtacatgtttatcggtaGTCGAACATGACGATCCGGAGAGGGTACTTGGCAACATGCACGTCATCGGTAGTTGTACACAATCGTTGTCGGACTTGACGGGTTTGAGGTCTCCGGGTGTAGTGGTACTTGGCGTCCCATCGTGTAGTCGTTTgtcgtagtcggacttgacaaaatGCACACCGGCTATAGTTGTACACGATTCGTAGACGTTCGGGTCTCCCGTAGGGGTACTCGTTACATCTCCAGGTGTAGTGGTACTTGTCATAATCCGAAATGGTCTTGGCGATCTTGACGGATCCAAGTGACACCAGGCATACGTCCACGGTAGTCTTTGGACTTGGGCTCCGGGTAGATGACTTGAGGGTCTCAGTCAGGAGCACTTGTGGCAAAGAAGTGCCCGTGAACGAGACGATGCAGCACGAACAGGAGGCGGATGTCACGCTCGGCGAGCGGCGGGGCTCCCTGGTCGGAGTCGGTAGGGACGGCACGAGGCGGTGAGGAAGGGGAGGTCGCAGGGAGAGCTGCTGGAGGTGGATGCAGAGGGTCGAACAGGAACGTGGCGGCGCAGCAGCAGCTAGCGAGGCATGGGGGAGGCCTTGCGCAGCACCGGAGACGGGGAACGGGTGGAACCGAGGTTCCCCGGCAGCAGGGACGGCGTCTAGCAATGCGCGGCCCGAGCGGCTTGATGCAGGACGTGGGAGGAGGCTAGAAGGCGCGGCGGCGGCTTGCTGGACTTGGACGCGATGGCGCAGTAGCAGAAAAGCTTCGTGGAGAAAGCGGAGCGCTCGTGCTGCTCGGAATTGAGCCTTTGCTCTCCCGAGCAAGGAGTCGGCGATGGTGGTGGAGCGCTCTGGCGAGACGGAGATGCGGGGGAAGGAGTAGAGTGCGGCAGGGCAGGTCGGGTCGCCAGCGCGGCAGGGCAAGTCGGTTCACTGACGCGGGCACCATGGCCGGAGGCGGGGAGGCAGCGGCGAGGTCTTGCGACGTTCATGGCGGGGCAAGGCAGGAACGTGAGGGGAGGAGGCTGCTGGAGGCGGCCGATGCTCGAAGAGAGGAGATCATgaggatgagagggagagggaTCGAGTGAGGCAGCACTCTCCCTCTCCTTGGCGATGCGTGAGTGGCGNNNNNNNNNNNNNNNNNNNNNNNNNNNNNNNNNNNNNNNNNNNNNNNNNNNNNNNNNNNNNNNNNNNNNNNNNNNNNNNNNNNNNNNNNNNNNNNNNNNNNNNNNNNNNNNNNNNNNNNNNNNNNNNNNNNNNNNNNNNNNNNNNNNNNNNNNNNNNNNNNNNNNNNNNNNNNNNNNNNNNNNNNNNNNNNNNNNNNNNNNNNNNNNNNNNNNNNNNNNNNNNNNNNNNNNNNNNNNNNNNNNNNNNNNNNNNNNNNNNNNNNNNNNNNNNNNNNNNNNNNNNNNNNNNNNNNNNNNNNNNNNNNNNNNNNNNNNNNNNNNNNNNNNNNNNNNNNNNNNNNNNNNNNNNNNNNNNNNNNNNNNNNNNNNNNNNNNNNNNNNNNNNNNNNNNNNNNNNNNNNNNNNNNNNNNNNNNNNNNNNNNNNNNNNNNNNNNNNNNNNNNNNNNNNNNNNNNNNNNNNNNNNNNNNNNNNNNNNNNNNNNNNNTCATATTACTTTAGCAGAAAAGAccaaaaaagagaggaaaagaaagagaggtttaggAAAAGATTTTGGacaaggggataattttcccgaactcgcaaaaatacgcttgttccgagaaaatagagaaGGCCAGGATtggaagatgtaaattcaaactcatttgaatttaattcaaatgggtttgaactaggactaggttcTAGGAGTTTccaaaaatgtttagaattttggtagagctccggaaaatgatgaaacaaTAAATGGCAAGGTTCGAGGTCAAGcagcgagataacaaaggcatggggaaatttGCAAGTGAGTTTTAGGTGATTCCATAAGAATggattattttataatagctccactaatatcgggaggatatattataaagagaagtcatccttccctcgatttaaatggattgaagatccacacaaattatttagttgagatgcaaaagatttatgacatgatgcaatgcacatgatgcaaagatgaatgcaacaaaccaacaactcacacgacgaaaacccggaaaccctggaaggcatctgaagctccagccttggggcgtcacaacactccacccctatgagaggatctcatcccgatatctagaatggcaccggagggaaaacagaagagaaagagaagaggtaaaactaagttgcttctttgacaaacgagtgaaaccaagaaaccttgaaaagttgaacaaattgaaagaaagaatacaacggagatgaacgaaattTAAAACACACCGCTAGAAAAGACGAACAAGGGAGAACagcttcggacagcactccggttaaatggataagcacgaaaaaacatgatctttgacaaaacgagatgatgggtgaaaagaacaacatcgcaatgcctccggaagagagaaatagaagctagatcattgaaataaaagaatcgAGAAGAGaagccaacttctgtcacaaaagagtttgaaaaggcatccttaggagaagggtcgaacggagttgttggaaaaaccaacaacgaaaagagtaaggttgtagtgggcttatggaaaacatctcaaaaccaagaggtgaaaatctgccactaacggaaacaatatatTGGACTGataacaacaaggagatgagaaacttatctcaccgataggat
The sequence above is a segment of the Triticum dicoccoides isolate Atlit2015 ecotype Zavitan chromosome 1A, WEW_v2.0, whole genome shotgun sequence genome. Coding sequences within it:
- the LOC119363455 gene encoding endoglucanase 14-like — encoded protein: MVARARVLLIAAVLWFLATTACQAAQRDYATALTKSLLYFEAQRSGRLPTTQRVQWRGDSALKDGADHGVDLTGGYYDSGDNVKFGFPMAFTVTMLSWSVVEHRGRLATAGELGHALQAVQWGADYLAKAHTRPDVLYVNVGDGHSDHACWERPEDMETPRRSYMVNATHPGSDVAAETAAALAAASVAFTGPHGDPRYALTLLKHAKQLFQFAKNHRGLYQNSIPSARSFYRSSGDEDELLWAAVWLYIATGHQEYKAYIAGANNVGGVRQSLGWDDKFVGAQALVAKLILQGKLPNNGRHAEMRSNVESFLCNVLQHGDGRSGRLTPGGMLYLQPWSNLQDVTTAMFVLVTHADHLAAASASLQCGGVRLPPAQLVSFARSQVDYILGKNPMKMSYMVGVGKRYPLQPHHRGASLPSIRKYPGKISCGKGAEYFHRSAPNLNVIDGAIVGGPDNNDHYDDSRGNYQQGEPSTYTVAPIVGVLARLLHN
- the LOC119351453 gene encoding acetylornithine aminotransferase, mitochondrial-like, producing MSLAKPLANGLLIGVALVTEKVAAAINYGDHGTAFGGGPFVCHATLATLDKIQKPGYLAEVTRKGEYFKQLLKTKLSGHPHVREIRGAGLIVGIELDVPAAPLVDACLDGGVFVPTTRKGNVVRLVPTLIVSEKELEQAAEVIRECLPAHEASTS